Proteins encoded in a region of the Phocoena phocoena chromosome X, mPhoPho1.1, whole genome shotgun sequence genome:
- the MXRA5 gene encoding matrix-remodeling-associated protein 5 gives MPTRAQWRALSVVLILLWGHPRAALACPYPCACYVPSEVHCTFRSLASVPAGISKHVERINLGFNSIQALSETSFAGLTKLELLMIHGNDIPSIPDGALRDLISLQVFKFSYNKLRVITGETLRGLWNLIRLHLDHNRIEFIHPQAFSGLTSLRLLHLEGNALHQLHPTTFSTFTFLDYFRLSTVRHLYLAENMITTLPPGMLQSMPLLENLYLHGNPWSCGCEMKWFLEWDAKSRGILKCKKDKAYEGGQLCSMCFSPRKLHKQEIQRLQDIACEKPSIESPLRRNGSRSSEENQSQEQDGDTPSSLQGFQYPVWNVSLNMSDEHGNTVNLVCDIKKPVDVYQLHLNQTDPQEIEVNATVALDFECPMTRENYEKLWKLIAYYSEVPVKLHRELTLSKDPRLGYRYRQDADDETLYYTGVRAHILAEPEWVTQPSIGLQLNRRQSTAQTVLLSYSSQHAVTVSAKDARPSRSRSWVMIEPSRAVQRAQTVLEGSPCQLSCNVKASESPSISWVLPDGSVLKAPMEDKDGRFSILTSGWLKIKSTEQSDAGLYQCIAQVRDEMDRMVYRVLVQAPVTQPPDGHTVTIQKSPGEPVTLPCSALAIPEAEISWILPNRRIINDMANTSHTYVLADGTLYIPEVQGSDSGYYRCVAVNQQGADHFTVGITVSKKGSARSSKRGRRPGGKTLPRGRGDVVEDEGGSGLGDEGNTMKRVLHPKDQEMFIKAKDDAVAGGQKTKKGRRKLKHWKTSEKEPDTNVAEGRRVFESRRRINVANKQISPEQWADILARVRGRSLPKGTGVPQVVRTSTPPSESLEVTPLLPAAAPRSVSPVQTTTGAEESSGDVSLFGKEEQVAGTVSSTGRALVQSGHDGVILADPKVTSTHLEELIDGEFSEKTKPAAPTAVDSNWARATTLLPVPYESSTLQTLDMVREEPTNKNRATEGWSTLDAGSMPGSPSSEYGSPLDAISLAESETLPYFYQDPETNSQPGERTTREQTSAHVTPVPASWVANTRTSEPFEDPILGDPRVPAQTALQEQTESPELVKSGLSAQGHPLIPKGTEENSQTLQEGGLLERDPKSSRIPESKRQGVESTTLPDSALEATMSITAMKHPEGTTLGVLLDEDTSTVAMMRPTQKAASPSALTTHPSRKRPNGRRRLRPHRFRHRHKQTPPTTFAPAATFLTPLTRAPEVKTPSQAESLLVPTSWVDSTVGTPKLMDVEKHAEPVSRGTPRRKHGKRPKKHRYITSTMSSVASVSKPSPSPENKYKSTVTPSSEVVLAPTTVSLTTGDPREITRVEDYRTAATETHLSRDKFQETIPVTYEPVSDGKEIKNYDVTNIKDYKTDGLGPGESVTHVASPSGAEVSSVGVFKEASPPSGFPGSARWTPPRAAQPERLQTDPPVTSSSEALTNSPFLKELEDLGFPSEFSPSATVSMLSQQEEVVPSTTLAILKVEASSSQAETSIGGQSHRETTPATLRSEIRHRNEVSTRALVGEPAAPFPPTTRVSLAETTAKPTPLTSETLPTSDASKQNVSFHYAAGTPATGTPSVSNEGTQHVSKPNELSTPSSHQDKFTFTPKQESRKAAFDGTTKSSLPRGPDTHHEAGRGQGFHQPARVTATAVPQRGTVRPPHTATESSFRYVVTHQPHLTSKPEITAYPSRDRPENKRLTSPMLPSPTTPVVPLPRSKPSIPSKSTDQGTDPFTGSSTLFGDNSIPDSRDPAGKLPDSRVPYYPDGRVPFFFNRTLSFPQLAVTPKPRIPTSPAPGTRGRKVNPGPYNRIHSQSITHVDFGPPAPPVLHLPRTVAPPSTNLRNIPLVYSTRSSVPFLISSAQPSRSFHQSSSKLFSSRGPPASKFWTLGEKPQIITKSPQTVSVTAETDVMFPCEAMGKPKPFVTWTKPSTGALMTPNTRVQRFEVLKNGTFVIRNVQAQDRGQYLCTATNLHGADRMVVLLSVTVQKPQILAAHYKDVTVYLGDTIAMECLAKGTPAPQISWIFPDRRVWQTVSPVEGRITLHENRTLSIKEASFSDRGVYKCVASNAAGADSLAIRLHVAALPPVIHQEELENISLPPGLSIHIHCTAKAAPLPSVRWALWDGTQIRPSQFIRDNLFVFPNGTLYIRNLAPKDSGRYECVAANLVGSARRTVQLTVQRATANARITGTSPPRTDVRYGGALRLDCSASGDPWPRILWRLPSKRMIDALFSFDTRIKAFANGTLVVKSVTDKDAGDYLCVARNKVGDDFVVLKVNVVMKAAKIQHKEENDHRVFYGGDLKVDCMATGLPNPEISWGLPDGSLVNSFMQSDDSGGRTKRYVVFNNGTLYFNEVGLREEGDYTCFAENQVGKDEMRVRVKVVTEPAVIRNKTYSVVQVPYGDVVTVACEAKGEPTPRVTWLSPTSRQIPTSSDKYQIYQDGTLLIQKAQRSDSGNYTCVVRNSAGEDRKTVWIHVNVQSPKINGHPNAITTVREIAPGGSRKLIDCKAEGIPTPSVLWAFPEGVVLPAPYYGNRITVHRNGTLDIKSLRKSDSVQLACIGRNEGGEARLIVQLMVLEPVEKPIFHDPVSEKITAMAGHTISLNCSAAGTPTPTLMWVLPNGTELQSGHQLQRFYHKGDGMLHISGLSSVDAGAYRCVARNSAGYTERLVSLKVGLKPETSNQYHNLVSIINGETLQLPCILPGARQTHSSWTLPNGMVLEGPQVRGRFTLWENGTLTVRDASVFDRGTYVCKADTEYGPSVANVPVIVIAYPPRITSEPTPVIYTRPGSTVKMNCLAVGIPRAEISWELPDKSHLTVGTQPRLYGNRFLHPQGSLIIQQATQSDAGFYKCTAKNLLGRDSKTTYVHVY, from the exons ATGCCAACGCGGGCGCAGTGGCGAGCACTCTCCGTGGTACTGATTCTGCTGTGGGGACATCCGCGCGCCGCGCTGGCCTGTCCGTATCCTTGCGCCTGCTACGTTCCCAGCGAGGTCCACTGCACGTTCCGCTCCTTGGCTTCCGTGCCCGCTGGGATTTCTAAGCATGTGGAAAGAATCAATCTGGG GTTTAATAGCATACAGGCTTTGTCGGAAACCTCGTTTGCGGGACTGACCAAGTTGGAGCTACTTATGATTCACGGCAATGACATTCCCAGCATCCCCGACGGGGCTCTGAGAGACCTCATTTCTCTCCAG GTTTTCAAGTTCAGCTACAATAAGCTTCGAGTGATCACAGGCGAGACCCTGCGGGGGCTCTGGAACCTAATAAGGCTACACCTGGACCACAACAGGATCGAGTTTATCCACCCACAAGCATTCAGTGGCTTAACGTCCCTAAGGCTGCTCCACTTAGAGGGAAACGCGCTTCACCAGCTGCACCCCACCACGTTCTCCACGTTCACGTTTCTGGATTATTTCAGACTCTCCACCGTGAGACACCTCTACTTAGCCGAGAACATGATTACAACCCTTCCCCCCGGCATGCTTCAGAGCATGCCGCTTCTGGAGAATCTTTACCTGCACGGGAACCCGTGGTCCTGTGGTTGTGAGATGAAGTGGTTTCTGGAATGGGATGCAAAATCGAGAG GGATCCTGAAGTGTAAGAAGGACAAAGCCTACGAAGGGGGTCAGCTGTGCTCCATGTGCTTCAGTCCCAGGAAGCTACACAAACAAGAGATTCAGAGGCTGCAGGACATCGCTTGTGAGAAGCCTTCTATCGAGTCCCCTCTGAGACGGAACGGGAGCCGGAGTAGCGAGGAAAATCAGAGTCAAGAGCAGGACGGTGACACCCCGTCCTCCCTGCAGGGCTTCCAGTATCCCGTATGGAACGTCTCTCTGAATATGAGCGACGAACACGGGAACACAGTGAACTTGGTCTGTGACATCAAGAAGCCCGTGGACGTGTACCAGCTACACTTGAACCAGACAGACCCTCAAGAGATAGAGGTAAATGCCACGGTCGCCTTGGATTTTGAGTGTCCGATGACTCGAGAAAACTATGAGAAACTCTGGAAGCTGATTGCCTATTACAGCGAGGTCCCTGTGAAGCTACACCGGGAACTCACGCTCAGCAAAGACCCCAGACTCGGCTACCGGTACAGGCAAGACGCCGACGATGAGACCCTCTACTACACGGGCGTCAGAGCCCACATCCTGGCAGAGCCAGAGTGGGTTACACAGCCGTCCATAGGCCTCCAACTCAACCGACGTCAGAGTACGGCCCAAACGGTGCTGCTGTCCTATTCCTCTCAACACGCTGTCACCGTGTCCGCCAAAGACGCGAGGCCGTCTCGGAGCAGAAGCTGGGTAATGATTGAGCCTAGCAGAGCGGTGCAGAGAGCCCAGACCGTCTTGGAAGGGAGTCCATGCCAGCTGAGCTGCAACGTGAAGGCTTCTGAGAGCCCATCCATCTCCTGGGTGCTCCCAGATGGCTCTGTCCTGAAAGCACCAATGGAAGACAAGGACGGGAGATTCTCCATCCTCACCAGCGGCTGGCTGAAGATCAAATCCACGGAGCAGTCAGACGCTGGTCTGTACCAGTGCATCGCTCAGGTGAGGGATGAAATGGATCGAATGGTCTATAGGGTCCTTGTGCAAGCACCTGTCACTCAGCCCCCTGATGGACATACCGTGACCATTCAGAAGAGCCCAGGGGAGCCGGTGACGCTGCCTTGCAGTGCACTGGCCATACCTGAAGCCGAGATCAGCTGGATCCTTCCAAACAGAAGGATAATTAACGATATGGCTAACACGTCACACACATACGTGTTGGCCGATGGAACTCTTTACATCCCAGAGGTCCAAGGAAGCGACAGTGGTTACTACAGATGCGTGGCTGTCAACCAGCAAGGGGCAGATCATTTTACAGTGGGGATCACGGTGAGTAAGAAGGGATCTGCCAGGTCATCGAAAAGAGGCAGACGCCCAGGTGGGAAGACCCTTcccagaggaagaggagatgTCGTGGAGGACGAAGGGGGATCCGGCCTAGGAGATGAAGGTAACACAATGAAGAGGGTTCTCCATCCGAAGGACCAAGAGATGTTCATCAAAGCAAAGGACGACGCCGTCGCTGGAGGTCAGAAAACGAAGAAAGGGCGCAGAAAACTGAAACACTGGAAGACTTCCGAAAAGGAGCCAGACACCAACGTCGCAGAAGGTCGCAGAGTGTTTGAGTCCAGACGAAGGATAAACGTGGCAAACAAACAGATCAGTCCAGAGCAGTGGGCAGACATTCTCGCCAGAGTGCGTGGGAGAAGTCTCCCTAAGGGAACGGGAGTACCCCAGGTCGTTAGAACCAGCACTCCTCCATCAGAGAGTCTAGAAGTGACACCCCTTTTGCCAGCCGCTGCTCCCCGCTCAGTATCACCCGTGCAGACCACAACCGGTGCGGAAGAATCCTCAGGAGACGTCTCTTTATTTGGCAAGGAAGAGCAGGTTGCTGGCACTGTGTCTTCAACCGGGAGGGCTCTGGTGCAGTCTGGCCACGATGGAGTGATTCTTGCTGACCCCAAAGTGACAAGCACACACCTGGAAGAATTGATTGATGGTGAGTTTTCTGAGAAGACCAAGCCTGCAGCTCCCACTGCAGTTGACTCGAATTGGGCTAGAGCCACGACACTGCTACCTGTGCCTTACGAATCTTCTACTCTCCAGACCCTGGATATGGTCCGCGAAGAGCCCACTAACAAAAACAGAGCCACAGAGGGCTGGTCCACACTAGACGCTGGATCCATGCCAGGGTCTCCATCCAGTGAGTATGGGTCTCCATTGGATGCCATCTCCTTGGCTGAGTCCGAGACCCTGCCATACTTTTACCAAGATCCGGAGACAAATTCACAGCCAGGTGAAAGGACGACGAGAGAACAGACCTCCGCACACGTTACTCCAGTGCCTGCCTCGTGGGTTGCTAACACCAGGACCTCTGAGCCATTTGAAGATCCCATTTTAGGGGACCCCAGAGTTCCAGCACAAACAGCCCTGCAAGAGCAAACAGAGAGCCCCGAGCTTGTGAAAAGCGGTTTAAGCGCTCAGGGCCACCCACTGATTCCCAAGGGCACAGAGGAGAATTCTCAGACACTGCAGGAAGGAGGTCTGCTAGAGAGAGACCCCAAAAGCTCCAGAATTCCTGAGAGTAAGAGGCAAGGCGTCGAATCCACCACTCTGCCGGACTCAGCCCTGGAAGCCACGATGAGCATCACTGCCATGAAGCATCCCGAGGGAACCACACTTGGCGTTCTGCTCGACGAGGACACCAGCACGGTAGCGATGATGCGGCCAACCCAAAAGGCCGCTTCCCCATCAGCGCTGACCACTCATCCTTCCCGAAAGAGACCCAACGGGAGGAGGCGATTACGCCCCCATCGATTCCGGCACCGGCATAAGCAAACCCCGCCCACGACGTTTGCCCCAGCGGCCACTTTTTTGACACCACTGACTCGGGCACCTGAAGTGAAGACTCCAAGCCAAGCGGAAAGCTTGCTGGTTCCTACATCTTGGGTTGATAGCACAGTTGGTACCCCAAAACTGATGGACGTGGAGAAGCATGCAGAACCGGTATCCAGGGGCACCCCACGCAGGAAACATGGGAAGAGGCCAAAGAAACATCGATACATCACCTCTACCATGAGCTCTGTAGCGTCTGTGTCCAAGCCCAGCCCTTccccagaaaataaatataaaagcactGTTACCCCCAGTTCAGAAGTTGTACTTGCACCCACCACCGTTTCTCTCACAACTGGAGACCCACGCGAGATAACCAGAGTGGAAGATTATAGGACAGCCGCCACCGAAACACATTTATCTCGTGATAAATTCCAAGAGACGATTCCAGTCACATACGAGCCTGTATCGGACGGAAAGGAAATTAAGAATTATGATGTCACAAACATCAAGGACTATAAAACCGATGGTCTAGGCCCTGGCGAGTCAGTCACTCACGTGGCATCGCCTTCTGGGGCCGAGGTCTCCAGTGTGGGAGTATTTAAGGAGGCATCCCCTCCTTCTGGCTTTCCAGGAAGTGCAAGGTGGACTCCTCCAAGGGCAGCCCAGCCTGAGCGGCTACAGACAGACCCACCTGTTACCAGCTCTTCAGAAGCTCTTACAAACTCACCCTTTTTAAAAGAGTTGGAGGACCTAGGTTTTCCTTCTGAGTTTTCACCTTCTGCCACAGTCTCTATGCTCTCGCAACAGGAAGAAGTGGTCCCTTCAACTACTCTCGCCATCCTAAAAGTAGAGGCGTCTTCAAGTCAGGCGGAAACCTCCATCGGTGGTCAGAGTCATCGTGAAACCACTCCAGCCACTCTCCGTTCAGAAATTAGACACCGGAATGAAGTCTCCACACGTGCCCTGGTGGGGGAGCCAGCAGCCCCATTCCCACCCACAACTCGTGTGTCTCTGGCAGAAACGACCGCAAAGCCCACACCTCTTACGTCAGAAACACTGCCAACATCAGACGCTTCCAAACAAAATGTTTCCTTCCATTACGCTGCGGGGACCCCAGCAACCGGAACACCTTCAGTGAGTAACGAAGGAACTCAGCATGTATCGAAGCCAAACGAATTATCCACTCCCTCTTCCCACCAGGACAAATTTACCTTCACTCCGAAGCAGGAGTCGCGAAAGGCAGCCTTTGATGGTACAACCAAAAGCAGCCTTCCAAGGGGTCCAGATACTCACCACGAGGCTGGGAGGGGCCAAGGTTTCCACCAACCAGCCAGAGTCACTGCCACAGCGGTCCCCCAGAGAGGAACCGTGAGGCCGCCACACACGGCCACAGAAAGCTCCTTTAGGTACGTGGTCACTCACCAGCCCCACCTGACCAGCAAACCGGAAATCACTGCGTATCCGTCGAGGGATCGGCCGGAGAATAAGCGCCTTACGTCTCCAATGTTACCAAGTCCCACAACTCCGGTGGTTCCGTTGCCTAGGTCCAAACCTAGCATTCCTAGTAAGTCGACTGACCAGGGAACTGACCCGTTCACCGGCAGCTCCACATTGTTTGGAGACAACAGCATCCCTGATTCAAGAGACCCAGCTGGCAAGCTTCCAGATTCGAGAGTCCCTTATTATCCCGATGGgagagtccctttctttttcaacaGGACCCTCTCTTTTCCACAGTTGGCAGTTACTCCGAAGCCTCGGATCCCCACCTCTCCTGCCCCAGGGACGAGAGGGAGAAAAGTCAACCCAGGTCCCTACAATAGGATACATTCTCAGAGCATCACCCATGTGGACTTTGGTCCCCCAGCACCACCTGTACTGCACCTTCCCCGGACCGTGGCGCCACCCTCAACAAACTTAAGAAACATCCCTCTGGTCTACTCCACCCGGAGCTCCGTCCCTTTCCTAATATCTTCTGCCCAGCCTTCCAGAAGCTTCCATCAGAGCAGCTCAAAGCTCTTCTCTTCCAGAGGACCACCTGCGTCCAAATTCTGGACGCTCGGGGAAAAGCCCCAAATTATCACCAAATCGCCCCAGACCGTGTCCGTCACTGCCGAGACAGATGTCATGTTCCCGTGTGAGGCTATGGGGAAACCCAAGCCTTTCGTGACTTGGACAAAGCCGTCCACAG GGGCTCTCATGACCCCCAACACCAGAGTACAGCGGTTTGAAGTCCTGAAGAATGGCACGTTCGTCATCCGAAACGTACAGGCGCAGGACCGCGGCCAGTACCTGTGCACGGCCACAAACCTGCACGGAGCAGACAGGATGGTGGTCCTGCTGTCAGTCACGGTGCAGAAGCCTCAGATCCTAGCCGCCCACTACAAGGATGTCACCGTCTACCTGGGCGACACCATCGCCATGGAGTGCCTGGCCAAGGGGACCCCAGCTCCCCAGATCTCCTGGATCTTCCCCGACAGGAGGGTGTGGCAGACCGTCTCCCCCGTCGAGGGCAGGATCACGCTGCACGAAAACCGGACCCTGTCCATCAAGGAGGCGTCCTTCTCAGACAGAGGCGTGTACAAGTGCGTGGCCAGCAACGCAGCCGGCGCGGACAGCCTCGCCATCCGCCTGCACGTGGCGGCCCTCCCACCCGTCATCCACCAGGAGGAGCTGGAGAACATCTCGCTGCCCCCTGGCCTCAGCATTCACATCCACTGCACCGCCAAGGCCGCGCCCCTGCCCAGCGTGCGCTGGGCGCTCTGGGACGGGACACAGATCCGCCCTTCGCAGTTCATCCGCGACAACCTCTTCGTCTTCCCCAACGGGACCCTCTACATCCGCAACCTGGCGCCCAAGGACAGCGGACGCTACGAGTGCGTGGCCGCCAACCTGGTGGGCTCGGCGCGCAGGACCGTACAGCTCACCGTACAGCGCGCCACCGCCAACGCGCGCATCACGGGCACCTCCCCGCCGAGGACCGACGTCCGCTACGGGGGGGCCCTCCGGCTGGACTGCAGCGCCTCCGGAGACCCCTGGCCGCGCATCCTCTGGAGACTGCCGTCCAAGAGGATGATAGACGCGCTCTTCAG CTTTGATACCAGGATCAAGGCGTTTGCCAACGGGACCCTGGTGGTGAAATCCGTCACGGACAAAGACGCGGGGGATTACCTGTGCGTCGCCCGGAATAAGGTTGGCGATGACTTCGTCGTGCTTAAGGTAAACGTGGTCATGAAAGCAGCCAAGATCCAGCACAAGGAGGAGAATGACCACAGGGTCTTCTACGGGGGCGACCTCAAAGTGGACTGCATGGCCACCGGGCTCCCCAACCCCGAGATCTCCTGGGGCCTCCCGGACGGCAGCCTGGTCAACTCCTTCATGCAGTCCGACGACAGCGGTGGACGGACCAAGCGCTACGTCGTTTTCAACAACGGAACCCTCTACTTCAACGAGGTCGGGTTGCGAGAGGAAGGTGACTACACCTGCTTTGCCGAAAATCAGGTTGGCAAGGATGAGATGAGGGTGCGCGTCAAGGTGGTGACCGAGCCCGCCGTCATCCGGAATAAGACGTACTCCGTGGTCCAGGTCCCCTACGGGGACGTGGTCACCGTGGCTTGTGAGGCCAAAGGGGAACCCACGCCCAGGGTGACCTGGCTTTCTCCAACCAGCAGGCAGATCCCCACCTCCTCCGACAAGTACCAGATATATCAGGACGGCACTCTCCTTATCCAGAAAGCCCAGCGCTCGGACAGCGGCAACTACACCTGCGTGGTCAGGAACAGCGCCGGGGAGGACAGGAAGACGGTCTGGATTCACGTCAACGTCCAGTCGCCCAAGATCAACGGGCACCCCAATGCCATCACCACGGTGCGGGAGATTGCCCCAGGAGGGAGCCGCAAACTCATCGACTGCAAGGCGGAAGGCATCCCCACGCCAAGCGTGCTGTGGGCCTTTCCCGAGGGCGTGGTCCTGCCGGCCCCTTACTATGGTAACCGCATCACCGTCCATCGCAATGGTACCCTGGACATCAAGAGCCTGAGGAAGAGCGACTCTGTCCAGCTGGCGTGCATTGGGCGTAACGAAGGCGGGGAAGCCAGACTCATTGTGCAACTGATGGTCTTGGAGCCCGTGGAGAAGCCCATCTTCCACGACCCGGTCAGCGAGAAGATCACCGCCATGGCTGGCCACACCATCAGTCTCAACTGCTCAGCGGCCGGGACCCCGACGCCCACCCTGATGTGGGTCCTCCCCAACGGGACGGAGCTGCAGAGCGGCCACCAGCTGCAGAGGTTCTACCACAAGGGCGACGGCATGCTCCACATCAGCGGCCTTTCCTCCGTGGACGCTGGGGCGTACCGCTGCGTGGCCAGGAACTCGGCGGGCTACACGGAGAGGCTGGTGTCTCTGAAGGTGGGGCTGAAACCCGAAACAAGCAACCAGTACCACAATCTGGTCAGCATCATCAATGGGGAGACCCTGCAGCTGCCCTGCATCCTCCCGGGGGCCCGGCAGACCCACTCCTCCTGGACGCTGCCCAACGGCATGGTGTTGGAGGGTCCCCAGGTCCGAGGACGCTTCACCCTTTGGGAAAACGGTACCCTCACTGTGCGCGACGCGTCCGTCTTCGACAGGGGCACCTACGTGTGCAAGGCGGACACGGAGTACGGACCCTCCGTCGCGAACGTCCCGGTGATCGTGATCGCCTATCCTCCCCGGATCACCAGTGAACCCACGCCTGTCATCTACACCCGGCCCGGGAGCACCGTGAAGATGAACTGCTTGGCCGTGGGCATTCCCAGAGCCGAGATAAGCTGGGAGCTGCCGGACAAATCGCACCTGACCGTGGGGACGCAGCCCCGTCTCTACGGGAACAGGTTTCTTCACCCACAGGGGTCGTTAATCATCCAACAGGCCACCCAGAGTGACGCGGGCTTCTACAAGTGCACCGCCAAAAACCTCCTGGGCCGTGACTCAAAAACAACCTACGTCCACGTCTACTGA